One genomic window of Parasteatoda tepidariorum isolate YZ-2023 chromosome 9, CAS_Ptep_4.0, whole genome shotgun sequence includes the following:
- the LOC139426592 gene encoding uncharacterized protein, whose protein sequence is MSSGKKGTIVFGCAHGHTVNEVAGFVGVSMRTAQRVYKQWCNIRCHKRRRQNCGRKNILHENDHRRVSRLVNQNLFRIRQESLQLVNEGPSQSVSEKILRRELNSMNIWSLVRGHAGT, encoded by the exons ATGTCG AGTGGCAAAAAGGGGACAATTGTGTTTGGCTGTGCCCATGGTCATACGGTGAATGAAGTTGCTGGATTTGTTGGTGTTTCGATGCGGACTGCTCAACGTGTCTACAAGCAGTGGTGTAATATACGTTGTCACAAAAGACGACGTCAGAATTGTGGTCGGAAAAACATCCTCCATGAAAATGACCACAGACGTGTTTCACGACTTGTCAATCAAAATCTCTTCCGAATACGACAGGAATCGCTTCAGTTAGTAAATGAAGGTCCATCCCAATCTGTTAGTGAGAAAATATTGCGACGGGAGCTGAATTCAATGAACATTTGGAGTCTTGTAAGAGGTCACGCAGGAACATGA